CATTCTCTTCTTGACATAGTTTCTGTGTCCCGCCTTCCCTACAAAGTGCCTTAGTTTAAGGTCAGACTTCTATACTTCCCAGGCTCTTGTCCCAAGTTTGTATAGTAGGTAAAATGGCACAtaaacatttcctcattatttaattcatttggAAAGGACTCTTACAGTCGAAAGGGATTTGTAGTCTTCCTTATTTGTCGTTCCAAACTATAAGTATGACCAGTGAGGACTGTTCTCGTTGGCTGAGTGCATTACAGCTGTGGACTTCTTGACTTCAGTGCAATGTTACAAAAGATATTTatctaaaatttaaaacaagctgtgaattttcctttctttgtacTTTGACTGACCATTACACTGAGGCCAAGCACCAACAGGGAAGGGACCATTGTGTGGACTCTTCTAGTACCTGAAGTAGTTATTAAAACTGAATGTCTGATTTgagtgctcttttttttttgatgatttatttCGGTTCCCTAATTATTTAGGCCCAGTGCAGGCAACACTTGTGCCAAAACATGTCATGTGATTCACAAATGAGAACATTTTCTGCATGGATTTGTAACCTGTGATCATTTGTCCCATCTCTGCATTCTGGTGAAAGAAAAAGCTGTGACTTGATCAGATTCTTTGTTTAGTAGAAAGGCAGATGGCCAAGAATGTTCTGTTATGTCCGTCAATGCCAGCACCTCGGATGAATTAAAGTCCAAATGAAGAAATTGtcttttgtatgtgtgcacttACTGAGCCATTGTTTTTCTAGGCTGTGATTGGATTAGAATTACTTGCTATTTGGTGGACACTTTATGTTTCAGGTTAGTGAATGATTGGGATTTTCCACAGTATTCTTATCTAATTAACTTTATTATTCCTTAGAAAAGCAGGACCATATTTGAAACCACAGTTCTTTTTTTGCCTTCAATTCCGTAATGCATCTTTTGCATAATATTCATCTTGCATTTTATGAATTAGACCATCTGTTAAATACAGTTAGTGTAAATTGCCGTTCTCATGATTAAAAATTCCGCAAACAAGCGCATGCATTTCTACATTAATTTATGAGACCTAATGCTTtacatttatataattttgtaaatgtaatCATACGCAACTTCCCTCGAAATAGGTGTACCCTTGGAATGTCATTCAGTAGAAGATTGAATGGAACGAGTGTTAAGCGAATGAATTCTGTCATACGTCACAGGAGTGGGCTGTCCCAGTTGTAAATCCAGCCAATAGTGGTTGAATTTAGATGTACATTAGCCAATCCATGAATGAGTCACTGGGAAAGGGCGGGTACTTGTCAAACTACGGTCACGGACGTTGCCGTGAACTTTGCCGGTGTTGAACTACCCCTGGACACAAATCGTTAGCGTGAGTAGCTAAACCATAATATTGCATGGTTACTTTTATAATAAGAGAATAGTTGATAGTTTAAATTCTTCACCTGTCGTATTTCTAGTTACTGTGTCCTGCATATATAGACGAACAGATCTCGTGGTCGGCTGCACATGGCTACCTAGCCACCCAGCTAACCagccaaccaaccaaccaacccTGCTAGCTTGTATTAGCCTTCACGGGTTAAATATTGCTAGCGTATAGTTTCGCTGGCTAATCTATGTTAGTGTGGTCTGTGGCAAACTACAATATTCAGTTCTGTATTTCTCGTGGTTACCAGGTTGTATTGTTATCTGTTACACTTGTGGAGAGTCTGACTAAACTGGGCCTTAGCTACAACCAGCCTGCTGTTATGCCACGATAGTAGGACAGGTTCTCACTGTAGCAAGCCAAGTTAATCGTAGCTGCATACAAATAAGTGAGCAGACGTTTCTCGAGCTAACTGAGCTCACACTCCCAAAAGACTCGCACCTTTTTCAGGCATTACCTTAACAGCTGGCAGCCCGCAGAAGTGTAATTATATCATACTGatataattaataaattattcattcaCTACCCGTCTCTTTCCCAGTCTGTTAGTCTCAGAGTATGGGCAGTGTGTTGGCTGCCGCCTCCCCCAGTCCTGCCCCAGCTGCAGCTGGTCAGGGGGTCCCAGGGTTGGTGTCAGTCCCTCCAGGGTTCACTATGCCCTCAGTGTCTTCCGTCCCTCCAACATCTGGATCTGGTCAGGACACTACAGATTCTGATTCTGCACTCCCAAACCCGGGCACGTATGAGGAATGCCACCGCAAATGTAAAGGTTAGAAAATCTGTTAAATTACTTCATGCACATCCCACACAATTCATGACTGatgtagtttattttttacacatttgtttaaCTGTTAAGTAATGAACATGATCTTGTAATAATCACATTATTGTTGTCATATTGTAATGGCCTTTAATATTTATCGGGTGTTGTGGTGTTCTGTTTCAGAGGTGTTCCCTCTGCAGATGGAAGGGGTGCGGTTAGTGGTCAATAAGGGCCTGAGTAATCACTTCCAGGTCAGCCATACTGTTACCCTCAGTACCTTGGGTGAATCCGGTTATCGATTTGGTTCAACCTACGTAGGGAGTAAACAGACTGGACCAGCAGAGGTAATGATAATTTCACATCACTTTAACAAACCCCTAAAATGATATTTTGAACTTTAGGTTGTAAATCTCCATGCTCATGATATAATATTTGATATTGTCTGGTGtttcttattttagttttagttgCGTCTTTGCGTCATGAATTTCCTTGTGAATTTCCCCCAGTGCGGGACTAACTAAGGCCTATCTAATCTTATCTtatgaagggaaaaaatgtaTTATCTACCCCTAATTGCACAGCCAGCTGGTCAAAGCCACTGGTCTTGGCTGCTTTTTGGCCAAGAGCAATGGCAGGGTTTGATGTTATCCACATGACTTTAAAGttgaaaaatgtgctttgttCCTCTTAGTCATTCCCTGTCATGGTTGGAGATATGGACAATACTGGCAGTCTGAATGCCCAGATCATCCACCAGCTCACGACTGCTGTGCGCTCCAAAATAGCCATCCAGGTATGTGCACTTACAAAAGGAACAGCCTTCCAGATCTTGCgggggggtttttttccccagtttttAAGTGTCACGGATTTGTCTTTCCAGTCTCTGAATTTTTGTTCCGCTTTTTGTGTCTTGCAGACTCAGCAGCACAAGTTTGTGAATTGGCAGTGTGACATGGAGTATCGCGGTGAGGACTTCACCACTGCTTTGACAATTGGAAATCCAGACGTACTTCTTGGATCAGGTATGATTATTTTCGACAAAATGTGTTATGACATACGACATATGAAATACTTGCTGTGATAGATAGCTGTGCTGCAGCACTAGCGAGCTGTGCTGGACAAAACTCAGTTTAATCTTAGCCAAAAGTAATCCATTAAACTAAAACTATTAAGAATTTTTCTGCCAGTTTTCACTGTATGGGAAACTTATGCCATCTGCAgttattttgataactgatcaTCATGTTTGAGCAAAAATCCAGTTGTACTTCCAACTCCAAAAAATTGTGAATTGTGAATACTTAATATCTGTAGGCTTTAAAGTGCTCTTCGGGCCAAACAAgcaatttaaattcatttttgtcaacatttttcCATCATCAAACGATTGTTAGTCGGAAAGACAGTGCTTTGGATGAGTCCTTCTTAGGGCCACATAAGATACACTGAGGATTAGTGACAGGACTAAAATCCTGTAGAACCTCAGATACAGATAGACAAATGTTTTGGAAATAGTGGCAATGGCTAAAGAAATGCTACAGACTGATGAGACAGTATAATGGATATAATGGAGGCTCTCTTGCTACTTTCTCCTCAGGCATTTTGGTGGCCCACTATCTCCAGTCTGTCACACCAGCCCTGGCTTTGGGTGGTGAGTTAGTGTACCACAGGAGGCCAGGGGAGGAAGGGACCGTCACCTCCCTCTTGGGCCGGTACACAGGTAAAATCCACACGCTCAGATTCAAATTtgttcaattttgtttttgttttctttctgatcTGATATTTACATACCAAATATAGTTTGCTTTAAGTTACCTGtgtgatattaaaatgtttacattatgTTTTTTCTCCTCAGGTGACAACTATGTAGCTACATTGACTTTGGGAGGAGCAGGAGCCCATGCTACATACTACCATAAAGCAAATGATCAGGTACCTAACACTGTGTGCGTGGAAGTATTTCTGTGTCCATCATGGTCTGTTGCTCAGAGGCAAACAATGTTTGTATAAATTCTACACATTTGCTAAAAGGATGGGCTCATATTTTTTCAAGTAATTCTTGATACAATGAAACTTATGTGACTGTGAACCCATCCATGCATTTGGAAAATACCCACTTTTTATGTCCTGCTAAGATTTTGGAATATTTTCCACCCGCAGAAGCCTGTGGATTTGTTCACCTTTTCTTACACAGACGAGAGAAAAAATTCTTTTCATATACAAATTGACATGTGAGTAGTGTATTTAAgaatttctcttttctcataCAGTTGCAGATAGGAGTTGAATTTGAAGCCAGCACAAGGATGCAAGACACTACAACATCCTTTGGTTACCAGTTGGACCTTCCCAAAGCTAACCTGCTCTTTAAAGGTAAATAAATACGGTACATGTATGAATACAACCATAGCTATAGaaattaaacagtgttttacaCCTCTAGtctgctgactttttttttttttgattattttctaaGATTAATACAATTAATAGAAgaattaatacaaaatataaccAGCTGATAAATTATGATATATTGTACAGATTTAGATACTCACAAGAATATAAAGTAGATAAAATGATCTCTGCCTTTATTGGctaaaggtgttttttttaaacaaatactaTGTACTGTTTTGAAATCGTCAGTCTGCAGAagtagtacttttacttttaggCACTTAAAGTatatttgatgatgatgtttacaCTCTCATGTACTTAAGAACATATTTGAATGTAGAACTTTAAGATGTAACAATGTATTTCTATACTGTAATATTGCTACTTCTTAGTCATGTAAAATACCTGAGCACTTTTTCAAACACTTTTCCTCTATGCAGGCACGGTTGACAGTAACTGGGTGGTTGGGGCAACCCTAGAAAAGAAACTGGTGCCACTGCCTCTCACACTGGCCTTAGGAGCTTTCCTCAACCATCGCAAGAACAAGTTCCAGTGTGGCTTTGGTGTCACCATTGGCTAGAGGTGCGGGGGCTGTGTGGAGTCAGCTCAAAGGCCACAGCTTGGACcggcacagagacacacaggaacCTGGACTAAGTTTTAGAAATTGGATTCAGAGACTCTCTTACAACTGTGAGTTCTggggcagcagagagacaaTGTCAACTACCAAGGAGCCAGGACTAGCCAAGCCATGCTACATTCTGTAGCACAAATGTCTTTCCTTTATGGTGTATTGGATATACCCAGAGGCTAGAGAGATGTACATCAGAGGGCATCAGTGATGCATGAGATCATGTGATGTGAAAATCAAAGTAAGTGGTTAGAAATAATATATGGTGATCATGTATGatggattaaaataaatgtgattacTTTTTGTAAAATTGGATGTTGTTATTGCTTATAGAGGAACTGGGTGCAAAGTTCAAAACACCTATCAGTGAAGTATAATGTAGCCCAATGTAATGCCCATGCAATAGTGCTTCACATGTGAATCTCATCCTGGGTAGTCTTTACTGAGACTGTCAAAGTGATGCTGATTCAACTGTCCCCTCCACCCAGCATACAAAATAACACAGCTTACACTATATTACCATCCTGAAAATACCACCAAGTTTCCCCTCCTCACAAATAACCACAATATAAAGCTGCTATAATCAGTAGTTTTACTAACAAGTGATTAAATAAAAAGGGTAGCACATCCTAAATTTTCaagtgaagaaagacaaaaagaaaatccacattttacttttatttggcTTACAAAAAAGATAAATTCTTACACGTCTTGGCGCAGTCTTTTCTTCAGAGTGTCAAAATGCTGAAaccaaacagaagtgaaaagtgaacattttgacTTGGAAATATAAGACATGTTAtctaataatatatttttaaatattctcgCTGGATTTTGGCTTTAGCATTCTACTGAGAAGCTTAATGTTGAAGCACAATCTCTTTTCTGATTGATTTAATTAACTGACTAAGCATAGTGCGAAAGGGGCCACAGATTGATGAATCATGATTGATGATACAGCATGCAGCTATTCtcagtaaaacactgacaggacCACTTAGTGCTACTTAACTTAGTGGGGTCCAAAACCAGACCGatgaaaacagtgaacaaatgaatgctaatatttttcatctgctgcactgaaaaaaagaatagTTGGACCACATTAAACGAACTGCTTCAATTGGTAACAAGCAATTGAACCGAGTTTATCCAACTTAATTTTAAAGTTATATTAACTCTGCTGATTCAGATCAGATATacttaaatatttgattttttttttcaaatgaaatgtctgCAGTGCTTCAACTCAATTGTAAAGAAAGTCAATTTAAATTCTTTACTTTTTCCAACTTAAGTATTTGCCTCATTCAAAAATATATTCTTTACAACCTAAAATCACGGCTTCAAAGAATGCAATTTTTGTTGTAATGGCAATGCATAAAGATAGTTTGTAAATTATATGAAAAATACTATCTGGATGATTACAAATTTATATCAGacacaaaactgcattttgttactttgttaaCTTTGCAATTGGCAGCAACTTTTGCACCAAAAAGTAAACAATCATCCCAACAATGCGTAACcaaatgtcagcattttcttATCAGTAACTGCTCTTGCTTAAGAGTCAAGTGCTATGTaactttttgtttcaaaaaacCTGAAAAGGAAAATCTCTCAAATTGAGGGAAACACTTTTTATACTTGAAACCTATTAAGATTGTGTGAAAGGTATTTATCCCCCTGGTACAAGCAAAGGGCAACATCCAAAGAGGCTCAAAAGGGTCCATATTCAAACACAGTCTACAATGTGGGACAGATCTTAGAAGATCTCTGAACTTTGTGGGACATTTTGTGTGGCTCAAGCTGCATGAACACTTTCTGGAACACTTCAAAAATGTAGAGGCTTTAGATAAGCTAGGTTGAGTATGTACACCAAACCTAGAAGAAGAGCACAAGCTGAGGCGACTGAAGTCAGGTCATGCAACACCTCCACTCCCTCGATGACAATGCCAATGTCTGCTGGAGGCTCTTGCAGTCCTTCCGATTAACAAGCACTGCTATGGTAAGATGCTCCACGTCCCTCTGGACATCTTCGGCACTGCTGTCCTAAAGTAGAgtacacagcacaaacaaaaagtcaCTTTTCTACACAATTACCTGAAATAAATGCCCTGTGTGTAGACTGAGAGAGAAATACAACTCATGATAAGACAAGTCAAAATATTAAGATGCAAGGATGAGTCATGATGAAGGGCAAGACATTTATATAGTCTGATGATTTTCTAATGAACTATTTAGACATGTTTTGAACGTTAAATTATGCAAGTGTGCAATCCCACTAACGTCTCTACTGTGTCACTTGGACTTCTGGCACATCCTCATATTTGATATTAGTGTAGAATAAGGCTGCTGCTTTTCACTAAGCCAGCAATCTTTTATCCCAATCCACTATACTTTCACAGTTTCTCAGATAATGCTGTTAGCCAATCAGCATGGCTGTTAAATGGCAGTTAAgtgctaaataaataacatacaaataaccaatctgttgtttatttgaaaagGTGAGAAACTTACAACATTTTGACGAATAAGGTCAACTGCATTTTCTCCCAAGAAGACAATGAGAGCTTTCAGGACACATTCCCTCTGAAGATGGATGTCATCAGCCTGGAAcaacattatcatcattaagcctgtgaatattctcattcatccaggtcatggttatctcaaggaaattcaatcgaatgcaactggacttagttattggtctttgaagacgtttcacctcttatccaagaggcttcatcagttcatgctcgcttgactaggctgggactagtccctaaacgtcttcaaagacaaataactaagtccagttgcattcgattgaatttccttgagattaTCATCATTACTATTTTTCCAAATTTCCTAATACATGTATCCAGTGGCGAATGGTGCTGAAATTGATTGGGTGGGGAAACAAATAGATTATAGCCACAGTGTTCACAGTAAGAGGCCGCATCACATTCTGGCTCCATTAACACAGGTGGATGCCATTCTAACCTGCCAATGTGTCCACAGGGTATTTAAGACTTGGTCTTAAGACTTGTCCTAATCCAGCTGTCATTACCAGTCTTGTGCAGTAGATAGACATTTTATGATCgtaacatgaataaatacacagggTGAGAACAACTggatatttaacatttaaacttGGAAAGTTGGAAGCAACAAAATGTCATATTCAACACAACATCTCTTGTAACAtat
This sequence is a window from Scatophagus argus isolate fScaArg1 chromosome 9, fScaArg1.pri, whole genome shotgun sequence. Protein-coding genes within it:
- the tomm40 gene encoding mitochondrial import receptor subunit TOM40 homolog, giving the protein MGSVLAAASPSPAPAAAGQGVPGLVSVPPGFTMPSVSSVPPTSGSGQDTTDSDSALPNPGTYEECHRKCKEVFPLQMEGVRLVVNKGLSNHFQVSHTVTLSTLGESGYRFGSTYVGSKQTGPAESFPVMVGDMDNTGSLNAQIIHQLTTAVRSKIAIQTQQHKFVNWQCDMEYRGEDFTTALTIGNPDVLLGSGILVAHYLQSVTPALALGGELVYHRRPGEEGTVTSLLGRYTGDNYVATLTLGGAGAHATYYHKANDQLQIGVEFEASTRMQDTTTSFGYQLDLPKANLLFKGTVDSNWVVGATLEKKLVPLPLTLALGAFLNHRKNKFQCGFGVTIG